Proteins co-encoded in one Arachis stenosperma cultivar V10309 chromosome 7, arast.V10309.gnm1.PFL2, whole genome shotgun sequence genomic window:
- the LOC130940988 gene encoding uncharacterized protein LOC130940988, translating to MSSPSRWRPNAFEVLAATLEPHRCCCQGLLRRRPWWLTNRERMRGVEDGAAAATVKAVAKREECCFTPHRQSLPFRVTVVPPVKRSGRRKPKLVEQWGKPPSIMPPPTAKSAPTSGFWNLARTPLPLAMGCRETMLPSLEEHCRGHLSRVEGGRAVGGRHTLPPSPLPPKTVAESSVSGFGVVFAFRARSCSCLILSFH from the exons ATGAGCTCGCCATCGCGGTGGAGGCCGAACGCCTTCGAGGTTCTTGCCGCCACCTTGGAGCCGCATCGTTGTTGCTGCCAAGGCCTCCTTCGTCGCCGTCCTTGGTGGCTCACGAACAGAGAGCGCATGCGCGGGGTGGAGGACGGTGCTGCTGCCGCCACCGTTAAAGCCGTCGCGAAGAGGGAAGAGTGCTGCTTCACGCCTCACCGTCAGTCTTTGCCATTTAGGGTTACAGTTGTGCCGCCAGTGAAGAGGAGCGGGAGAAGAAAACCCAAGCTGGTGGAGCAGTGGGGAAAACCGCCGTCGATCATGCCTCCTCCCACCGCCAAATCTGCTCCTACTTCTGGTTTCTGGAATCTGGCCAGAACGCCATTGCCACTGGCGATGGGTTGCCGAGAAACCATGCTGCCATCGCTAGAAGAACACTGCCGCGGTCATCTAAGTCGCGTGGAGGGAGGAAGAGCCGTTGGGGGTCGCCACACCTTGCCTCCGTCGCCTCTGCCACCAAAAACAGTCGCTGAGTCCTCGGTATCG GGTTTTGGAGTTGTGTTTGCATTCCGTGCTCGGAGTTGCAGCTGCCTCATTTTGTCATTCCATTAG